The following coding sequences lie in one Anomaloglossus baeobatrachus isolate aAnoBae1 chromosome 7, aAnoBae1.hap1, whole genome shotgun sequence genomic window:
- the LOC142245707 gene encoding serine protease 33-like, with amino-acid sequence MRRDLLQVLTVLHVVFSTSTSQPTCGSPAFSGRIVGGSDAVDGQWPWQASIQYLGRHFCGGSLISNQWVLSAAHCFEPRLPTVNTKVQLGAHKLTVNNLQSVQKNIGAVHTHPRYSIERHEYDIALVKLDSPVTSTNYIMPVCLPVASVTFPCGLDCWVSGWGEIDSGVVLPYPETLQNVMVPLIDHQTCNDMYHIDSGVSSSVTIVDNTMICAGYSKGGKDSCQGDSGGPLVCQVNGTWYQPGVVSFGAGCALPDRPGVYTLVTTYQSWIQSYVSDLSFYDVTDIPEPSQKCRGNMNASCYLLTLLIITASLLRYL; translated from the exons TATTTTCCACCTCTACATCTCAGCCCACGTGCGGGTCTCCAGCCTTCTCCGGCCGGATCGTTGGTGGTTCGGATGCGGTGGATGGACAGTGGCCCTGGCAGGCCAGTATACAGTATCTGGGCAGACATTTCTGCGGAGGGTCCTTGATCTCCAACCAGTGGGTGCTGAGCGCTGCTCATTGCTTTGAACC GCGTCTCCCCACCGTTAACACTAAGGTGCAGCTGGGAGCCCACAAACTGACGGTGAACAATCTGCAGAGCGTCCAGAAGAATATCGGCGCAGTACACACCCATCCGAGATATTCCATCGAAAGACATGAATATGACATCGCTCTGGTGAAGCTGGACAGTCCGGTCACCTCCACCAATTATATCATGCCGGTCTGCCTGCCCGTCGCCTCCGTCACCTTCCCCTGTGGCCTGGACTGCTGGGTCAGCGGCTGGGGAGAGATAGACAGTGGTG TGGTTTTACCTTATCCGGAAACTTTGCAGAATGTGATGGTGCCGCTCATAGATCACCAGACGTGTAACGACATGTATCACATAGACTCAGGCGTGAGCAGCTCGGTAACCATAGTGGACAACACCATGATATGTGCCGGGTACTCCAAAGGAGGGAAAGACTCCTGTCAG GGAGACTCCGGAGGACCTCTCGTGTGTCAGGTCAATGGCACCTGGTACCAGCCTGGTGTTGTGAGCTTTGGAGCTGGATGTGCTTTACCCGACCGCCCCGGGGTCTACACCCTGGTCACCACCTACCAGTCCTGGATCCAGTCCTACGTATCAGACCTGAGCTTCTATGATGTGACCGATATCCCAGAACCTTCCCAAAAATGCAGAGGAAACATGAACGCCTCGTGTTATCTGCTGACCCTCCTCATCATCACAGCGTCACTGCTCCGGTATCTCTAG